From the genome of Thauera chlorobenzoica:
GCGCGTGTAGGCAGTGCGTATTCCAAGCAAACTGGACAGCCATTCCACGTCAAACTGGACACGCATTCCACGCCAAACTGGACAGTCGGCGCGTAGCGACGCGGGGGTGATGGGTTTTACTCCGGGCATCCCATTCGGGTCAAGCGCCGGACCTGCCGACGCTCATGCCTTTGGTCTTTTTGGTCGCCGGTTCGGCGTGCGCTGCAGCGTTATCCACGGTCGCCCGCCAGACTGCGGCTCGTTCATAAGCAGGCAGGCTGGCGGGCGACGGTGGGTAACGCGTCGGGTGGGGCACGGCGCTCATTGCGGCTTGCCGTTCTTGCGCAGTGATTCGCCATCGAGGTCCAGGGTATGGGCCTGATGCACCAGACGGTCGAGGATGGCGTCGGCCAGGGTCGGCTCCCCGATGGACTCGTGCCAGTGCTTCACCTTTAGCTGGCTGGTGATGATGGTCGAGCGAGCGCCGTGGCGGTCATCAAAGATCTCGAGCAGATCCCGACGACCTTCATCGGTCAGCGGGGCCAGGGCCCAGTCGTCGATTACCAGGACATCGGTCTTGGCCAACTGCGCGAGCGACTTCGCGTAGCTGCCGTCGCCACGCCCCATCGCGAGCGCCGGCAGGAGCCGGGGCAGGCGCACGTAGAGTGCGCTGTGGCCTTGCCGGCACGCCTGGTTGGCCAGTGCGCAGGCAAGGAAGGTCTTGCCGACGCCGGTCGGGCCGCAGATCAGGATGTTCTGGTGCGCCCCCACCCAGTTGCCGCTCATCAGGCGCGCGAACAAGGGC
Proteins encoded in this window:
- the istB gene encoding IS21-like element helper ATPase IstB; the protein is MLNHPTVDKLHQLRLSGMARALAQQAQSPEIDQLSFDERLGLLVDSEAAERESRQNAARLKRAKLKQAATPEDVDLRHPRGLDRPLFARLMSGNWVGAHQNILICGPTGVGKTFLACALANQACRQGHSALYVRLPRLLPALAMGRGDGSYAKSLAQLAKTDVLVIDDWALAPLTDEGRRDLLEIFDDRHGARSTIITSQLKVKHWHESIGEPTLADAILDRLVHQAHTLDLDGESLRKNGKPQ